Genomic DNA from Brassica rapa cultivar Chiifu-401-42 chromosome A04, CAAS_Brap_v3.01, whole genome shotgun sequence:
TTTTACCAAACAAATTGTCTTGAGATGATGCTTTATTCTGCACCCACACCACCAGTGATGGGAGAGAAAATAATTAAAGGGAGCTTAATGGGCCCATAGTTGTTTTATGGGCCACGTGATAAATACTAAATAGGAAGAGAGAGAATCTTTTGGTAGCTTTATTGAGTTTTCATATACTCGCGTAGGTTTCACGCTATCCATTGACTTTTTCTTTAcgccttttcttctttttattattatttttaaaataattatcgaCGGTCAATTCACTAAAAGGACGAGAAGGACATTCATTCGCCGCGAAATCTGGACCGTACGATGCTCTGATTACGCTTTAACAAAGGGGGCAAATCCGTAACTTCACTTCTTCATCTTCCCCCAATCCCTCTCTTCTTCGAGCTATATAGAGCaatagagagaagagaagcgTTAGATTTGAGAGTTACAGAGATTGTTTTCAAAGAGATGGCTAGTGGAATCGCTCGAGGTCGTTTAGCCGAGGAGAGGAAATCGTGGAGGAAGAATCATCCTCATGTATGTGTTTTTCTTCTATACGCTTTCtccaatttcaaaatttgatgCTTGGGCAAGTGTTAATTGGTCTCTGATTGCGTTTATCGATGGTGGAATTAGGGTTTTGTGGCGAAGCCGGAGACTGGGCCTGATGGGTCTGTGAATCTAATGGTGTGGCATTGCACTATTCCTGGTAAAGCCGGTGTAAGTATACACAATcgttttatcaattttatcttATGTGCGTCAGTTAATTGTGAAATTAGGGTTCTTATGTCTTCAAAGTTCGAACCTTTCACCAGATAGTGTGATTCATGTTTGAAGTTTTTTTATATGCAATTTTGCTTATTTGATTACGTATATAACTGTGGAAGAGTTTATTCTGTGAATGCTTAGTGGGAAAGAGTAGCTGTGATGTTATGAATTGgtgcataaaataaaaatgtgttcTTGGAGATGTTTTTGAATTTGAACTCTGATGTGTACCTTGTTTAGCTTTTCTTCCTGGTTCATTGCTAATAAGAGTTTCTTATACATGATAATTGCTAAGTGGTTACTGATTGCAAAGTTGGATTCTTCCCATTATTCTTTGTGATTGCTAGTTGAAAAAGTAGCTGTCATCTCACTGTTTATCTTCACATGTGGTGTTCCGAATTGTTGCTTTAAAAATCTTGGTCTACAAAATGATATTGAATCTGAACTCAGTTGTCTATATTACATTCGTAATTTATGgcttttttgatattttgaacATGGTTTGTTAATAAGAGTAGTTGCTGTTAAGATTCTGGAACCATTATTCATGAGGCCATTTACTTCACTCTACAGATTCTTCCCATTATTCTTTGTGATTGCTTGTAGAATTCGTGCTTTATCAATCTTAGTTTATAAAATGTCTTTGATTATGAACTCTGCATTCTAATGTTACATTTATAATCTGTGGATTTTTGATATATGGAACATGGCTGGTTAATAAGAGTAGTTGCTGTTATGATTCTTGAAACCTTTTATTCATAATGAATTTACTTTGAAACTACAGACTGATTGGGAAGGTGGATTCTTTCCATTAACGATGCACTTCAGCGAGGACTATCCGAGCAAGCCTCCAAAATGCAAATTCCCACAAGGCTTTTTCCACCCTAATGTCTATCCATCAGGGACAGTCTGTCTCTCTATCCTTAATGAGGATTCCGTAAGTCCTTTTCTTCTGGTTCTTTCTGTGCATTTCTCATCGATCTTCACTATCCTCAAGCTCTCTGTTGTTGGATTGGTTATGTTTGATAGGGATGGAGACCGGCCATCACAGTGAAGCAGATTCTTGTCGGTATTCAGGATTTACTTGACACTCCTAATCCCGCTGACCCTGCACAGACGGATGGTTATCATCTCTTCATCCAGGTACAGTCTCAGCAAACAACGCTCATGATGGCATAGTTTCTGGATCACAGgaatttgattttgatgtgtTTGAATTTGATGAAAAATATGCAGGATGCAGTTGAGTACAAGAAAAGGGTTAAGCTTCAGTCTAAGCAGTATCCTCCCATTGTCTAAAAGCGTCAGAAGTGAACACCAGAACTGATGACAAACCTATGAATCTTTTGTGTTCTTTGTGATTGTGTTTAAATGTAATCGGgtgattaaaaaaaactccTCATTTTGGCACCTTTGAGACACTACTAGAATCTCTTTTATTTCCGGAAaacaaaagttatttttttctctatgttAACTGTTAATATTCTTGGTACTACTGATTCAGTTGGGGTCTGCTTGTGTTTATACACATTACCTATGTTCTCTAGTTCAGTTTGTGTTATTTTCCATGTTCTAAAGAAGTCAAATGTGATTGGTCTTTATTCTCAAAATCCTTTTAGTTGGAAATGTAGAATATATCTCTGATAACTTGTTACATatcttagaaagaaaaaaaaacttgttacaTATCTCTCCATTGCAGGTCGGATCTCTTGTGTTTGGCCATCAAAAGTTCATTTCCACTCTCTGTACATTTGCTTATATGTGTTCTTAAATGTTATACCAGGGATAGATGCCTAAAAGTGACGACTCCTAACATAATGTGTGAACTAGGGCTAGAGATttttaaccaaaccaaaccaaaaattttggttttcggttagtTCGGTGGGAAATTCGGTTCGGTAACAtaaaaatttttgattttcggTTCCATAATCGGTTAGttcagttttaaaaaataattcaaatagtACTAATCTTAACCGTAATTCCGAACATAACTAACTGAAATCCGAAATGAAATAACCGAACTAACTAAAATTAACCAATTTTTTCGGATTTTATTCAATATAAACCGAAAATTTAATCGAATTGACCATAAACTTTGGTAATTCTTTTTGAAACTGAACTAGCCGAGAAGAGAATTTTACGGTTTAATTTGGCGAAATTTTAGTTGGACCGAactacccgaacccgaatgttTAGTGTGAAGTGTGAACTATCAGAAGTTAAGAACTATATGATTACTCAAATATCATTACCAACCACTGCCGTTAATAGCGCCTCTTAAATTAGCTTATTTGGGCCGAATTATGGTCCCTTGTATTGCGCTGGAGTCTTGTTTAAAATACCAAACCCGTTCTATACAGTCATGAGTTACGTTGTTGTATTTCTCAAGAAGTTCATTTTTTAGCATTTTCAGAAAAGTCCATTGTATCCAGCGTGAAGTTatagtttttaactttttattgtaGAATAGTACAAATACATTGTTACTTTTAAATATAGAAGTATTACGATACGACTGTATTTATGACCCAACAAAAAATGTGTCGTGTTACTTTTTTCTAAAACTGTCAAAGCACTGCAGTCAGTGTACCAAAAAGGACTCTGGCAAGCAATGAAAAAGCTGGGCCCATCAAGATGTCTTGTTTTCACGGCCCATTTATATACAATACATCATTTGCCGTGCAGTGAGACCCACACCATTCGGGAAAGGGGGATTATCCCGAACCTCATGTGGGCCCAAACTCTATCACAAGTCGATTTTGAGTCCTTATCTTATGGGCCTACATTGTTTGGTCCCTGTCGATATCAGCGTACGTCAATATCTAAAATTTTCTTCTAGTTATCAGTTTAAAAACTTGCTCTTGCATTATACGTTCCAATTTTCTAATCGGCTACTGCgcattttatcatcaatttgttttagttaacttttttttttagctgAAAGGAGTTTAGGCTCGGGTTGAAAAAGAATATAAGGATCTGACTCGGATTCTAGTCTCTTTTGTGGTCCAAAACCATCATCTACAAATACTTGAAAGTTGAAACATAGCTTTCTACTGAATGCATCAAAACCagttatatttttctaattgaCTAGGTGAAAATATGTTTTACGTCCGCTGTCCGCAGTAAACTCACATATATAAATGTTTACATTGGAAAAAACTCTAATACAAACACTAAACTACTAAGAATAAAGAAAACCAGCATTAATGTCACTAGTTGTTACACCTACATGATAATTATAATTATGTAAATTGgcttctaataaatatatatgttatgttGCAAAAGCTGGTCGTATGAGTTATCAACTAACATAACTGGAACTAGATATGTTGAGTACGTTATGAGATGGGAACAATATCGATATGGCTCAATAGGCACCACCAGTTACCACATTATACTTATTAGTATCTCAAATTTCATGTGAAGCAACTTTATGACTTTTGAGATGTAGGTTGAGGTTCTTAAGTGACAATCcattgatttcatctttttGATTAGACATAACCTAGAAAGTATCTTTGCTAATTAAATGACCAAGTTAATGCTGAAAAAGTTAATCTTAGGTACACATTAATGCATATGAAAGTGCACATTAATGCATATGAAAGTGGTGGTAGTCCAGT
This window encodes:
- the LOC103863023 gene encoding SUMO-conjugating enzyme SCE1, which gives rise to MASGIARGRLAEERKSWRKNHPHGFVAKPETGPDGSVNLMVWHCTIPGKAGTDWEGGFFPLTMHFSEDYPSKPPKCKFPQGFFHPNVYPSGTVCLSILNEDSGWRPAITVKQILVGIQDLLDTPNPADPAQTDGYHLFIQDAVEYKKRVKLQSKQYPPIV